A region of Shewanella psychromarinicola DNA encodes the following proteins:
- a CDS encoding DUF1289 domain-containing protein: MEQLSFFAVPSPCVGVCQSDSRGYCMGCLRSRDERFNWMSYSELRKQDVIRLCLQRKRRRQYAIHKAKQLALQVEQTSHTLQLDFDTQTKAENEQIDLTNFSLDE; this comes from the coding sequence ATGGAACAGTTAAGTTTTTTTGCGGTGCCCAGTCCATGCGTTGGCGTTTGTCAGTCTGACAGTCGTGGCTATTGTATGGGCTGCCTTCGAAGCCGAGATGAACGATTTAACTGGATGAGTTACAGCGAGTTAAGAAAACAAGATGTGATCCGTTTGTGTTTACAGCGCAAACGACGTCGTCAATATGCTATTCATAAAGCGAAGCAACTGGCGCTACAAGTAGAACAAACGTCGCATACTCTTCAATTAGATTTTGACACCCAGACAAAGGCTGAAAATGAACAGATTGATCTAACGAATTTTAGTTTAGATGAATAA
- a CDS encoding DUF2960 domain-containing protein has protein sequence MARQVIYTFKGKTKTIAFSYDIHHDLYEAAAQAEGIDLKKFLAMEQQVALTSKKGAKAEKEFRKTEFARFGFTSIKFVREDDEV, from the coding sequence ATGGCGCGCCAAGTTATCTATACCTTTAAAGGCAAAACCAAAACTATCGCGTTTAGCTATGACATACATCATGATCTTTATGAAGCAGCAGCTCAAGCTGAAGGGATTGATTTAAAAAAGTTTTTAGCCATGGAGCAACAAGTTGCGTTAACGTCAAAAAAAGGCGCGAAAGCAGAGAAAGAATTTCGTAAAACTGAATTTGCACGTTTTGGTTTTACTAGCATCAAATTTGTTCGTGAAGATGATGAGGTTTAA
- a CDS encoding universal stress protein has protein sequence MRTRNILWPTDFSDTSSHALSYAIEMANLYKVGIRIVHVVDQPFGDENYMILAVTPEELAKTMEAAAAKKMHDLLGQLNTDLKIETVIRRGDAIAEILAEANSGDIGMVVIASHGRSGLSHFLNDNVAETIANKATCPVLVVK, from the coding sequence ATGCGAACACGTAATATTTTATGGCCTACCGATTTTTCTGACACGTCGTCACATGCTTTAAGTTACGCAATTGAAATGGCTAACTTATATAAAGTTGGCATTCGTATCGTGCACGTAGTTGATCAGCCTTTCGGTGATGAGAATTATATGATCCTTGCCGTTACCCCTGAAGAGTTGGCGAAAACGATGGAAGCTGCTGCGGCCAAGAAAATGCATGATTTATTGGGTCAACTTAATACCGACTTAAAGATTGAAACGGTGATTCGACGTGGTGATGCTATTGCCGAAATTTTGGCCGAGGCCAATAGCGGTGATATTGGTATGGTGGTTATTGCCAGCCATGGTAGAAGCGGACTGTCTCATTTTTTGAATGATAATGTCGCCGAAACTATTGCAAATAAAGCCACATGCCCTGTTCTAGTGGTCAAATAG
- a CDS encoding TetR/AcrR family transcriptional regulator — MSSKSISSKSIVTTDKKQAILDSALQLFVNNGFNATSTASIAKAAGVATGTLFHHFPTKKDIMSQLFLSIKQEFATNMVSSTHFSGDIEQDANTLWQKAIDWAIAQPLKQLFFLQYSMSADIDADVRKQAMNSILGFVVELINQGKQQHIIADFPNALLLENCHGQYLAAIRFFTDNPHLGNDDIHRCASFRLFWQAMKA, encoded by the coding sequence ATGAGCAGTAAATCCATTAGCAGTAAATCCATTGTTACCACAGATAAAAAACAAGCTATTCTAGACTCGGCATTACAGCTGTTTGTTAATAATGGTTTTAATGCTACATCGACCGCATCAATTGCCAAAGCGGCTGGCGTGGCAACGGGCACTTTATTTCATCATTTTCCGACAAAAAAAGACATCATGAGCCAGCTTTTTTTATCCATTAAACAAGAGTTTGCTACCAACATGGTTAGCAGCACTCATTTTAGTGGTGATATCGAACAAGATGCCAATACCCTATGGCAAAAAGCCATCGACTGGGCCATTGCACAACCGTTAAAACAGCTTTTTTTTCTACAGTACTCTATGTCCGCAGACATCGATGCCGACGTCAGAAAGCAAGCGATGAACAGCATTCTAGGATTTGTTGTCGAATTGATTAATCAAGGTAAACAGCAGCATATTATCGCTGACTTTCCCAATGCGTTATTGCTCGAAAACTGCCATGGTCAGTACTTAGCTGCCATTCGTTTTTTTACCGACAATCCTCATTTAGGTAACGATGACATTCACCGATGCGCCAGTTTCAGGTTATTTTGGCAAGCGATGAAAGCCTAA
- a CDS encoding DUF2913 family protein: MTTETYNQALLTLALAGIDAINTSASQHKAVRTAAQESHFLCNWMVESLKTKRFSKLMADDLTAWISQARSQGAGAQLKQRLTCIADQYQQVNNSAIATGTGLKNLLTGLAAQEWVVVTDTDIDAKLKINSDGKSSLIISAKEFNQHIVDDKIVKPISMYIRGDEKLVARLALEQGVLLSQGNKKTSLIKHHKTYVLIPDNLHSSLCLLCLDLY; this comes from the coding sequence ATGACTACAGAAACATACAACCAAGCTTTATTAACCCTTGCGCTAGCTGGAATCGATGCCATAAATACCTCGGCATCACAACACAAAGCCGTCAGAACTGCAGCACAAGAAAGCCATTTTCTATGTAACTGGATGGTTGAGTCGTTAAAAACAAAACGCTTTTCGAAACTAATGGCCGACGACTTAACGGCCTGGATAAGTCAAGCTCGAAGTCAAGGTGCTGGGGCTCAACTTAAACAACGATTAACCTGTATTGCCGATCAATACCAACAAGTTAATAACAGTGCTATCGCCACTGGCACTGGGCTTAAAAACCTATTAACCGGACTCGCAGCACAAGAATGGGTGGTGGTAACCGATACCGACATTGATGCCAAATTGAAGATCAACAGTGACGGTAAATCAAGTTTAATAATCTCAGCAAAAGAATTTAATCAACACATTGTTGATGATAAAATTGTCAAACCAATCTCAATGTACATTCGTGGTGATGAAAAGTTGGTTGCACGGTTAGCATTAGAGCAAGGTGTATTACTCAGCCAAGGCAATAAAAAGACCTCATTGATCAAACATCATAAAACTTATGTATTAATACCTGATAACTTACACTCAAGTTTATGTTTACTGTGCCTTGATCTTTATTAA
- a CDS encoding coniferyl aldehyde dehydrogenase, translating to MNMAVDNIQTQLQQLLTDQRARFQANPAPHYQSRVDKLTQLKQALLDNQQSIIDALINDYGHRSANDTIISDIMPCVNNINYTIKHLKSWMKPSRRHAGLLLSPSKVSVQYQPLGVIGIIVPWNFPVMLSMGPLITAIAAGNGAMLKMSEFTPATNAVLRKMLATIFAPTEVELVEGEADVAAAFSALPFDHILFTGSSVVGRHVMRAAANNLTPVTLELGGKSPAIIAADMPIDTAVERLIFGKCLNAGQICVAPDYVLCPAEKVEAFIAAYQRRFNKMYPNFDTNQDYGNIINDRQHQRLLAVLEDAKAKGATVTSAIDGPISTTQRKIATQLVTHTTDDMLIMQDEIFGPLLPIISYQSVDEAIGYINHHDRPLALYIMSFDDKTQQDILQQTHSGGVCINDTVFHVAADDAPFGGIGPSGMGHYHGKEGFLTFSHAKTILNSGKINTGIFVHPPYGGVIQRLLMKFFLR from the coding sequence ATGAATATGGCCGTTGATAACATTCAAACACAATTACAACAATTACTCACAGATCAACGCGCGCGTTTTCAAGCTAATCCAGCGCCTCATTATCAATCACGGGTAGATAAGTTAACCCAATTAAAACAAGCTTTGCTTGATAATCAACAATCTATCATCGACGCATTAATTAACGATTATGGCCATCGCTCTGCAAATGACACCATAATTTCGGATATTATGCCTTGTGTAAACAACATCAATTACACCATCAAACACCTTAAGTCGTGGATGAAACCCAGTCGTCGTCATGCAGGTTTATTACTATCGCCCTCTAAAGTGTCGGTGCAATATCAGCCCTTGGGCGTGATCGGTATTATTGTGCCGTGGAACTTCCCGGTGATGTTATCAATGGGCCCATTGATCACGGCCATTGCTGCAGGCAACGGGGCCATGCTAAAAATGTCCGAATTCACCCCAGCAACCAATGCGGTATTGCGCAAGATGTTGGCAACGATTTTTGCCCCAACTGAAGTCGAGTTAGTTGAAGGTGAAGCTGATGTGGCCGCAGCATTTTCAGCATTACCGTTTGACCATATTCTGTTTACGGGTTCTTCCGTTGTCGGCCGCCATGTTATGCGTGCCGCAGCCAATAACCTGACGCCGGTAACATTAGAATTAGGCGGTAAGTCCCCAGCGATCATTGCCGCTGATATGCCAATAGACACAGCGGTAGAACGGCTTATTTTTGGAAAATGTTTAAATGCAGGTCAAATTTGTGTCGCCCCTGACTATGTATTGTGCCCAGCGGAAAAAGTCGAGGCGTTTATTGCCGCTTATCAACGTCGATTTAATAAAATGTACCCTAACTTCGACACAAACCAAGACTATGGCAATATCATTAATGATCGTCAACACCAACGCTTACTCGCAGTATTAGAAGATGCCAAAGCCAAAGGTGCAACCGTCACCTCCGCAATTGATGGCCCAATATCAACAACGCAACGAAAAATAGCCACTCAGCTAGTCACACATACCACAGACGACATGCTCATTATGCAGGATGAAATATTTGGACCATTGTTACCGATTATTAGCTATCAGTCGGTTGATGAAGCGATAGGTTATATCAACCATCATGATCGCCCCTTAGCCCTATACATCATGAGCTTTGACGATAAAACGCAGCAAGACATTCTGCAGCAGACTCATTCGGGCGGAGTGTGCATTAATGACACGGTATTTCATGTTGCCGCTGATGACGCACCCTTTGGCGGTATTGGTCCATCGGGCATGGGACACTATCACGGCAAAGAAGGCTTTCTAACCTTTAGCCATGCTAAAACAATCCTCAACAGTGGTAAAATTAATACCGGCATATTTGTTCATCCACCTTATGGCGGCGTGATCCAACGATTATTGATGAAATTTTTCTTACGCTAA
- the lptG gene encoding LPS export ABC transporter permease LptG, whose translation MKILDLYIARMIVSTSGLCLLILTGLSGIIKWVDQLRLVGRGAYTMLDAGIYVLFLVPRDIEMFFPMAVLLGALIGMGMLASNSELVVMQVSGMSRLQITQSAMKTAVPLMIMVMALGEWGAPIAEKSAKELQATKISGGSLIKSHRGIWAKDGDLFVNIGEVKDVNTLIDIRLYEFNDQQELTGVTHAKTAEFIGDAWQLSAVDNTTVKEDRVIRDHLDTDVWQSSLTPDKLSVVSVKPEALSISGLIDYLDYLKINQQDPSRYELALWRKIMQPVTVAVMMLVALSFVFGPLRTVTMGARVLLGVVAGFSFYISNEIFGPMSIVYELPAVVGAIAPSMLFTGLALYYIRK comes from the coding sequence ATGAAAATACTAGACCTTTATATTGCTCGTATGATCGTTAGTACATCAGGCTTGTGTTTACTGATTTTGACTGGGTTGTCAGGCATCATTAAGTGGGTTGATCAACTGCGTTTGGTTGGGCGTGGTGCTTATACCATGCTAGATGCTGGCATATACGTGTTGTTTTTAGTGCCCCGTGATATTGAAATGTTTTTCCCTATGGCGGTACTGCTAGGTGCGTTAATTGGTATGGGCATGCTGGCATCTAACTCTGAGTTAGTGGTGATGCAAGTCTCTGGTATGTCGCGCTTACAAATCACCCAATCTGCAATGAAAACGGCTGTTCCGTTAATGATCATGGTCATGGCGCTCGGTGAATGGGGCGCGCCTATTGCCGAAAAAAGTGCTAAAGAACTTCAAGCGACTAAAATATCGGGTGGCAGTTTGATTAAATCACATCGGGGTATTTGGGCTAAAGATGGTGACTTATTCGTTAATATCGGTGAGGTTAAAGACGTTAATACTCTGATTGATATTCGCTTATATGAGTTTAACGATCAACAAGAATTAACCGGAGTGACCCATGCTAAAACCGCCGAATTTATTGGCGATGCTTGGCAGCTATCTGCAGTTGATAATACCACGGTAAAAGAGGACCGAGTTATTCGCGACCATCTTGATACCGATGTGTGGCAGTCTTCATTAACCCCAGATAAGCTCAGTGTTGTGTCGGTTAAACCAGAGGCATTATCCATTAGTGGCTTAATTGACTACTTGGATTATTTAAAAATCAACCAACAAGATCCGAGTCGTTATGAACTGGCACTGTGGCGCAAGATTATGCAGCCAGTAACGGTGGCAGTGATGATGTTAGTGGCATTGTCGTTTGTGTTCGGTCCGTTACGTACTGTGACCATGGGAGCTCGTGTGTTACTCGGTGTAGTAGCAGGATTTAGCTTTTATATTAGTAATGAGATATTTGGTCCTATGAGCATAGTGTATGAGTTACCTGCGGTGGTTGGCGCAATTGCCCCCAGCATGTTATTTACTGGATTAGCTTTGTATTACATTCGTAAGTAA
- a CDS encoding DUF4136 domain-containing protein: MAACKPILLLCGLLLLASCATKPKQDYDVNYDFSVLKTFSQLTVKQTDDPLTADRINDDIKQTLLNQGYLFSASNADFVVNYAFITENKEKDSGLSIGLGSGTWGSSGGISLGTSIGIPLGSNTAKTQTIQIDIIDPADKRLIWRGNGQYHFDQGGEVKAQGINQTVAAILAQFPPKK; this comes from the coding sequence ATGGCAGCTTGTAAGCCCATTTTACTTTTATGTGGCCTGTTATTGCTGGCCTCTTGTGCGACAAAACCCAAGCAAGATTATGATGTCAATTACGACTTCTCTGTACTCAAAACATTCAGTCAACTCACCGTAAAACAAACTGATGATCCTTTAACCGCTGACCGAATTAATGACGACATTAAGCAAACCTTACTTAACCAAGGTTATCTCTTTAGCGCCAGCAATGCTGATTTTGTAGTCAACTATGCCTTTATCACTGAAAACAAAGAAAAAGATTCAGGGCTTTCTATCGGCTTAGGTTCTGGAACTTGGGGCTCTAGTGGTGGGATAAGTCTTGGCACGAGTATCGGTATCCCGCTAGGCAGTAACACAGCTAAAACGCAAACTATTCAAATTGATATTATCGACCCAGCCGACAAACGCTTAATTTGGCGCGGCAATGGTCAGTACCACTTTGATCAAGGTGGCGAAGTTAAAGCACAAGGCATTAACCAAACTGTTGCCGCTATCTTGGCGCAATTCCCCCCGAAAAAGTAA
- a CDS encoding GNAT family N-acetyltransferase, with protein MSIRPIYATDWPAIMAIQAQCYVELAPESLGVMQSKWRTSPTSCVVFERQGRVLAYALVHPWQRGDAPSLNTEISGQIDANCWYLHDMAISPNAQGMGIGKQLFTYVVNQAKALTVKGIGLVAVQGAQTYWQQQGFKADITSAKLTQSLDSYPDGACYLYLPLL; from the coding sequence ATGTCAATACGTCCAATTTACGCGACCGACTGGCCCGCTATTATGGCGATCCAAGCACAATGTTATGTTGAACTAGCGCCAGAGTCGCTTGGTGTTATGCAAAGTAAATGGCGAACGTCGCCGACTAGCTGTGTCGTGTTTGAACGACAAGGTCGCGTTTTAGCTTATGCCCTTGTTCACCCTTGGCAACGAGGCGATGCCCCGTCATTGAATACCGAAATCAGTGGCCAGATTGATGCTAACTGCTGGTATTTACATGACATGGCCATTTCACCCAATGCACAAGGCATGGGAATTGGTAAACAACTCTTCACTTATGTTGTAAATCAAGCAAAAGCGTTGACGGTGAAGGGGATTGGACTGGTGGCCGTACAGGGTGCGCAAACGTACTGGCAACAACAAGGGTTTAAAGCAGACATCACATCAGCAAAACTGACACAATCACTAGATAGTTACCCTGATGGGGCATGTTATTTGTATTTACCCTTATTATAA
- a CDS encoding DUF924 family protein: MNEIKTTRVTVNDVIDFWFVKISPKQWWIKDTELDLQITKTFGTALNAAIMGELQHWRKDTQGRLAEIIVLDQFSRNIHRDTPAAFAADNIALVLAQEAVALGCLAELPTHQAGFLIMPYMHSESMIIHQQALPLFEQYAPNNLHSQRQHQAIIAQFNRYPHRNAILGRDSTAAEIIFLTQPDSSF, encoded by the coding sequence ATGAATGAAATAAAAACGACACGGGTCACCGTCAATGATGTTATTGATTTTTGGTTTGTTAAAATTTCACCTAAACAATGGTGGATAAAAGATACCGAGCTTGATTTACAGATAACAAAGACTTTTGGCACCGCTTTAAACGCTGCCATAATGGGAGAGTTACAACACTGGCGTAAAGACACTCAAGGGCGATTAGCCGAAATTATCGTACTAGATCAATTTTCGCGAAATATTCATCGCGATACGCCAGCCGCATTTGCCGCTGACAATATCGCGTTAGTGCTGGCGCAAGAAGCCGTTGCATTAGGTTGTTTAGCAGAGTTACCGACTCACCAAGCTGGATTTTTAATCATGCCCTATATGCATAGCGAATCAATGATTATCCACCAGCAAGCATTGCCATTATTTGAGCAATATGCGCCGAATAATCTACACAGCCAACGACAACATCAAGCCATTATAGCTCAATTTAATCGTTATCCTCACCGAAACGCGATCTTAGGGCGCGACTCAACGGCTGCCGAAATCATCTTTTTAACTCAACCCGATTCCAGCTTTTAA
- a CDS encoding IS1595 family transposase — protein sequence MKMPETSFFEWQRQFSAEIDCLNHIKKMRWPNGFVCPRCSCEHAYELTTRNVYECSQCHKQTSVTADTLFHGSRIPITKWFWAIYFLGSDKGSISALRLSKHIEVNWRTARLILSKLRTAMGHRDSLYRLSGVIEIDDALVGGRRKGKRGRGAEGKTPVLVAVESKGKRAGFIAMQAVNSVCHDSVEKFVAKHLTRQQKVHTDGLPALNIIDKTQQHEARVTPSELVDEWLPWVHIAIGNLKAFLLGTFHGVSGKYLQEYLSEFCYRFNRRQMEREIPNRLLNLAIIHTPIHSY from the coding sequence ATGAAAATGCCTGAAACGAGTTTTTTTGAATGGCAACGTCAATTCAGCGCTGAAATTGATTGCTTAAATCACATTAAGAAAATGAGATGGCCTAATGGTTTTGTTTGCCCTAGATGCTCTTGTGAGCATGCCTATGAGCTTACAACCCGCAATGTATATGAATGCAGTCAATGTCATAAACAAACATCGGTCACAGCAGACACATTATTCCACGGTAGCCGTATTCCTATCACTAAGTGGTTTTGGGCAATCTACTTTTTAGGCTCAGATAAAGGCAGTATTTCAGCATTAAGATTGAGCAAGCACATTGAAGTTAATTGGCGAACGGCACGTTTGATATTAAGTAAGCTGAGAACGGCTATGGGCCATAGAGACAGCTTATATAGACTGTCAGGCGTTATTGAAATTGATGATGCGTTAGTGGGTGGCAGAAGGAAGGGCAAGCGTGGACGTGGAGCAGAAGGTAAAACACCTGTTTTAGTTGCCGTTGAAAGCAAAGGAAAAAGAGCTGGATTTATTGCTATGCAGGCTGTGAATAGCGTTTGCCATGATAGTGTTGAAAAGTTCGTTGCCAAACACTTAACGAGACAGCAAAAAGTGCATACAGACGGCTTACCTGCGTTGAACATTATAGATAAGACTCAACAACATGAAGCGAGGGTTACCCCCAGTGAGCTTGTTGATGAATGGCTGCCTTGGGTTCATATTGCCATTGGTAACTTAAAGGCATTTTTACTTGGGACATTTCATGGTGTTTCAGGAAAGTACCTACAAGAATACCTGAGCGAGTTCTGTTATCGGTTCAATCGTAGACAAATGGAAAGAGAAATACCTAACAGATTGTTAAATTTGGCAATAATTCACACGCCAATACATTCTTACTGA
- a CDS encoding substrate-binding periplasmic protein, with product MKKGFLALTCLVIFFCGSTVQASTALKYNVNASSSWVPYYIAGSAENPGILGELVPLLLAKANIEVEKNNYPPKRTNYALANGLLDFDFVSPSWFEDQKVGDNFVSSIAILVIQENIITLDKNAQKWQDVNQIKGKKIGTIRGYLYHDDTEFTRVDFTSERELIKALHKERVEAVISGDLPALYWAKKLNRPVTLAAIHSEGHLVMRLRKKHTALLPQINAAIAEFNQNGTTQSIIEKYTKQDVFSR from the coding sequence ATGAAAAAAGGCTTTCTAGCACTCACCTGCTTGGTGATATTTTTTTGTGGTTCCACCGTTCAAGCGAGCACAGCACTTAAGTATAACGTCAATGCCTCCAGCAGTTGGGTGCCTTATTACATTGCTGGATCGGCTGAAAACCCAGGAATACTCGGCGAGCTGGTTCCGTTACTGCTTGCAAAGGCCAACATTGAAGTTGAAAAAAACAATTATCCTCCAAAAAGAACTAATTACGCCTTAGCGAATGGCTTACTAGACTTCGACTTTGTTAGCCCAAGCTGGTTTGAGGATCAAAAAGTAGGCGATAATTTTGTCTCATCGATAGCGATATTAGTCATTCAAGAAAACATTATCACTTTAGACAAAAATGCTCAAAAATGGCAAGACGTTAATCAGATTAAAGGTAAAAAAATAGGCACAATTCGTGGCTACCTTTACCACGACGATACAGAGTTTACTCGAGTTGATTTTACCTCTGAGAGAGAACTCATCAAGGCATTACATAAAGAGCGAGTTGAAGCGGTTATCTCTGGAGATTTACCCGCCTTGTATTGGGCAAAAAAACTCAATAGACCAGTCACCCTTGCCGCGATTCATTCAGAAGGCCACTTAGTCATGCGCCTTCGTAAAAAACATACTGCCTTATTACCACAAATTAATGCCGCTATTGCTGAATTTAACCAAAATGGCACCACTCAAAGCATTATCGAAAAATACACTAAGCAGGATGTGTTTAGTCGTTAA
- a CDS encoding RDD family protein has translation MLNSDHANFPRASFFRRLGAMTYDSMLAVAVYMFAGAVGFAVFLGLQSSGLIAMNGHEDVSDLLNNTPVYHGLYQLWIAICVGGFYAVFWSRGGQTLGMRAWRLKVQHPNGQDLSFITACARVVWSLLGIGNLWIIINDDKLALQDMMTRSEVVVLSVEANQMRNWRGA, from the coding sequence ATGTTGAATTCAGATCATGCTAATTTCCCTCGAGCCAGTTTTTTTCGACGTTTAGGTGCAATGACGTATGACTCAATGCTTGCTGTAGCCGTTTATATGTTTGCTGGCGCGGTTGGTTTTGCCGTTTTCTTGGGTCTGCAAAGTAGCGGACTTATCGCGATGAATGGTCACGAAGACGTGTCAGATTTGCTCAATAACACTCCGGTTTATCATGGACTTTATCAGCTCTGGATAGCCATTTGTGTCGGCGGATTTTATGCCGTGTTTTGGAGCCGAGGTGGGCAAACATTAGGTATGCGAGCTTGGCGACTTAAAGTTCAACATCCCAATGGCCAAGACTTAAGTTTCATTACCGCCTGCGCTCGGGTAGTTTGGTCGTTATTAGGTATTGGTAATCTGTGGATTATCATCAATGATGACAAATTAGCATTACAAGACATGATGACCCGTTCTGAGGTTGTGGTATTGTCAGTAGAAGCTAATCAAATGCGTAACTGGCGTGGCGCATAA
- the lptF gene encoding LPS export ABC transporter permease LptF produces MIVFRYLISEVLKAQFSVLLVLLTIFISQQFVRVLADASDGEFPASLVMTLLGLNLPQLTVLVLPLSFFLGILLAHGRMYAENEMVVLHGVGVSEWYVTRVTLLLAIGNLLFTAYLSVYVGPWAEERQNQVLEKAQSEAGLAALTQGRFQASPNGRAVLFVEKINKDNTLDKVFVAQLPDPEDEYGLTNIVVANKGRVIEDDFGSQQLQLEKGFRYQGSPKSLELQIIEFGGYKMEIKEQEVDERRRKLSAMPVDQLLDTPGPEAAAEFQWRLAIPIAIPLLTLIAVPLARVNVRQGKFAKMGPAILLYLGYFGLMIAGRKALQDEVVPQFLGMWWIHGFALILGLLLLIKERPTGMKFLGLFKRKQVTA; encoded by the coding sequence GTGATTGTATTTAGATATCTTATTAGTGAAGTTTTAAAAGCGCAATTCTCAGTACTTTTAGTGCTGCTAACTATTTTTATCAGTCAACAGTTTGTGCGCGTGTTAGCTGATGCCTCTGATGGTGAGTTCCCGGCTTCCTTGGTGATGACATTATTAGGCTTAAATTTGCCTCAATTAACGGTGTTAGTGTTGCCGCTGAGTTTCTTTTTAGGGATATTGTTGGCCCATGGGCGAATGTATGCCGAAAATGAAATGGTGGTACTGCATGGTGTTGGTGTCAGTGAATGGTATGTCACTCGAGTAACCTTATTACTTGCGATTGGCAATTTATTGTTTACCGCTTATTTGTCTGTTTATGTTGGCCCTTGGGCGGAAGAGCGTCAAAACCAGGTCTTAGAAAAAGCCCAATCTGAAGCCGGATTAGCGGCATTAACCCAAGGTCGCTTTCAAGCAAGCCCGAATGGGCGAGCGGTATTGTTTGTTGAAAAAATAAATAAAGACAACACTTTGGATAAAGTATTTGTTGCACAACTTCCCGATCCTGAAGACGAATATGGCTTAACTAATATTGTGGTGGCTAACAAAGGTCGAGTGATTGAAGATGATTTTGGCAGCCAGCAATTACAGCTCGAAAAAGGCTTCCGCTATCAAGGCAGCCCTAAATCACTTGAACTACAAATAATTGAGTTTGGTGGTTATAAAATGGAGATTAAAGAACAAGAAGTGGATGAGCGGCGACGCAAATTATCTGCAATGCCAGTTGATCAATTGTTGGATACTCCAGGACCTGAAGCGGCAGCTGAATTTCAGTGGCGCTTAGCTATCCCTATCGCGATCCCATTGTTGACGTTAATTGCGGTGCCGTTAGCGCGGGTTAATGTTCGCCAGGGTAAGTTTGCTAAAATGGGTCCCGCTATTTTGCTTTATTTGGGCTACTTTGGATTAATGATTGCAGGCCGAAAAGCCCTGCAAGATGAGGTGGTGCCGCAATTTTTAGGCATGTGGTGGATCCATGGCTTTGCGTTGATATTAGGGTTGTTATTACTTATTAAAGAACGCCCGACAGGGATGAAGTTCCTGGGTTTATTTAAACGCAAGCAGGTGACTGCATGA
- a CDS encoding DsrE family protein — MEISLPSMSRCVITSAVLTLIACSSFTATAGIDAFKPGPVIKDYGKVAEVNSSLTIPTGMKFKVAFDLGTAAKPAEINSSIDTLARFINMHVAAGVKLKDISLAMVVHGKAASDMTKDSFYQQLNAGQKNANSDLIVQLVRQGVKFYVCGQTAAYYGITPDDLLPGVDMALSALTAHAVLAREGYSVNPF, encoded by the coding sequence ATGGAAATCAGTTTACCTTCAATGAGTAGATGCGTTATCACATCGGCCGTGTTGACATTAATAGCGTGTTCATCATTTACGGCAACCGCTGGTATTGATGCTTTTAAACCGGGACCAGTGATTAAAGACTACGGAAAAGTGGCCGAAGTGAATAGCAGCTTAACCATACCAACAGGCATGAAGTTTAAAGTTGCTTTTGATTTAGGTACAGCCGCTAAACCCGCTGAAATAAACTCTAGTATTGATACTTTGGCGCGCTTTATTAATATGCATGTGGCAGCCGGGGTTAAACTGAAAGACATTTCGCTTGCTATGGTGGTGCATGGTAAAGCGGCTAGCGATATGACCAAGGATAGTTTTTATCAGCAGTTGAATGCAGGGCAGAAGAATGCTAATTCAGATTTAATTGTGCAGTTGGTAAGACAGGGGGTTAAGTTCTATGTGTGTGGTCAAACAGCCGCCTATTACGGCATTACTCCTGATGACTTGCTGCCGGGTGTTGACATGGCGTTATCGGCGTTAACCGCACATGCCGTATTAGCCCGCGAAGGCTACAGCGTTAATCCGTTTTAA